From the genome of Triticum aestivum cultivar Chinese Spring chromosome 3B, IWGSC CS RefSeq v2.1, whole genome shotgun sequence, one region includes:
- the LOC123069746 gene encoding uncharacterized protein, with product MTWHAPTHDPHSPTPNPHTHTNVGSHLSRLPRSPFSTLRRRQISAIPAVPHRPALLPEFTSPRSPYPPTGFSPRPGERRPGTGGGAPRGGPSGVELLLLQAQRHAREELRRDAARMGHGRRMETEAVGAESAEATGGVDNFPLDPVCSLPIFRSSRATVMMIGSRWHEGWVVVREIHRWLHMTAAVATGARKQRQRPYRVRRVGGQARSKDSMQDKEME from the exons ATGACTTGGCATGCACCCACCCACGACCCACACAGCCCCACGCccaacccacacacacacaccaacgtTGGATCCCATCTCTCTCGTCTTCCTCGATCCCCTTTCTCCACCCTACGCCGCCGCCAGATTTCGGCGATCCCCGCCGTTCCCCATCGCCCAGCTCTCCTCCCCGAGTTCACCTCTCCCCGCTCACCATATCCACCGACCGGTTTCTCTCCTCGCCCAGGAGAGCGACGCCCAGGCACTGGTGGTGGTGCACCGCGAGGAGGCCCCAGCGGCGTCGAGCTGTTGTTGCTGCAGGCACAGCGACATGCTAGGGAGGAGCTACGTCGGGATGCTGCTCGGATGGGACACGGGAGGCGGATGGAGACTGAGGCGGTTGGAGCGGAGTCGGCGGAGGCCACGGGTGGCGTCGACAATTTCCCACTGGATCCAGTCTgcag CTTGCCGATATTCCGGTCGTCACGCGCCACCGTCATGATGATAGGATCGAGGTGGCATGAAGGATGGGTGGTAGTGCGAGAGATTCATAGGTGGCTGCACATGACAGCTGCGGTGGCCACGGGGGCGAGGAAGCAGAGACAGCGGCCCTATAGAGTCCGGCGAGTCGGCGGTCAAGCCCGATCCAAAGACTCCATGCAGGATAAGGAG ATGGAGTAG